A region of Spiribacter roseus DNA encodes the following proteins:
- a CDS encoding lipocalin-like domain-containing protein produces MRNRLDAGLLGLAGLLVAAIVIGAVRFGGTPAGEPASDGAQSLAAAMGPSANADAFARVTGPRPLDFPADHGAHPDHRTEWWYFTGNLTSPAGRDYGFQLTLFRTALAPEAGDRPSDWATRQVWMGHFAVTDVTAGTHRAVERYQRGALGLAGATTRPVRVWLDDWQIRSEGSEALFPLRVTASAPSRGIGIDLAIAAQKPRVLQGDRGYSRKGEEPGNASRYYSYTRLAADGEVRFADQTHAVTGSAWLDREWSTSALDADQAGWDWFALQLDDGRDLMVYRLRRQDGSTDPRSAGILVGPAGQSRRLSAEDFRLTPTREWQNPRTGSRYPVAWRIQLPDEGIDLRVNARLDDQAMPTTVRYWEGSVAVTGSASGVGYLEMTGY; encoded by the coding sequence ATGCGCAATCGACTGGATGCGGGGCTGCTGGGACTGGCCGGACTGCTGGTGGCGGCCATTGTGATCGGGGCGGTGCGCTTTGGGGGCACACCGGCGGGTGAGCCCGCCAGCGACGGCGCCCAGAGTCTCGCCGCCGCCATGGGCCCGAGCGCCAACGCCGATGCCTTCGCCCGGGTCACCGGCCCACGGCCGCTCGACTTTCCCGCCGATCATGGCGCGCATCCCGACCACCGCACCGAGTGGTGGTATTTCACCGGCAACCTCACCAGTCCGGCGGGCCGCGACTACGGCTTTCAGCTGACGCTGTTCCGCACCGCCCTGGCGCCGGAGGCGGGCGATCGGCCCTCGGACTGGGCGACCCGGCAGGTCTGGATGGGGCATTTCGCGGTCACCGATGTGACGGCCGGCACGCATCGGGCGGTGGAGCGCTACCAGCGCGGGGCCCTGGGGTTGGCCGGCGCCACCACCCGACCGGTGCGGGTGTGGCTGGATGACTGGCAGATCCGCAGCGAGGGCAGCGAGGCGCTGTTCCCGCTGCGGGTCACCGCCAGCGCCCCGTCGCGCGGGATTGGCATCGATCTGGCCATTGCCGCGCAGAAACCGCGGGTGCTGCAGGGGGATCGCGGCTACAGCCGCAAGGGTGAGGAACCGGGCAATGCCTCGCGCTATTACTCGTACACGCGTCTCGCCGCCGATGGCGAGGTACGCTTTGCCGATCAAACCCATGCCGTTACCGGCAGTGCCTGGCTGGATCGTGAGTGGTCCACCAGCGCGCTGGATGCCGATCAGGCGGGTTGGGACTGGTTTGCGCTGCAGCTCGACGACGGCCGCGATCTGATGGTCTATCGCCTGCGCCGGCAGGATGGCAGCACAGACCCCCGCTCCGCCGGGATCCTGGTGGGGCCCGCCGGGCAGAGCCGGCGCCTGAGCGCCGAGGACTTCCGTCTGACGCCGACGCGGGAGTGGCAGAACCCGCGCACCGGGTCGCGCTATCCGGTGGCCTGGCGCATTCAGCTGCCGGATGAGGGCATCGACCTGCGGGTCAATGCCCGTCTGGATGACCAGGCGATGCCCACCACCGTGCGCTACTGGGAGGGCAGCGTCGCGGTGACCGGCAGCGCCAGCGGCGTGGGCTATCTGGAGATGACCGGCTACTGA
- a CDS encoding MlaC/ttg2D family ABC transporter substrate-binding protein, protein MTRSSPLARTLLALIAALLIPATGVQASATTPDEGPPEAPKAVVNYVVTEALNRIVDERETLANDRAAAVELFNSRVRPWVDTQLMARFAMGPAARTAEPAEIERLATALADRVANLYAGALQRYAQEAVDFAEKGEVDLRLVTQEDDRAIVNAIAQGPDIDTLELRIQLYKRDDRWRVFDIETRGVSMLLVFRDALQAEAGRDGGVDAMIAALEEGTVDVEGTWEEETGDAGQ, encoded by the coding sequence ATGACAAGATCTAGCCCCCTCGCCCGGACCCTGCTGGCCCTGATCGCCGCGCTGCTGATCCCCGCCACCGGGGTGCAGGCAAGCGCCACCACCCCCGACGAGGGGCCGCCCGAGGCGCCCAAGGCGGTGGTCAACTACGTGGTCACCGAAGCCCTCAATCGCATTGTCGACGAGCGCGAGACGCTGGCCAACGATCGCGCGGCGGCGGTCGAGCTGTTCAACAGCCGGGTGCGTCCCTGGGTAGATACCCAGCTGATGGCCCGGTTTGCCATGGGCCCGGCGGCGCGCACCGCTGAGCCGGCGGAGATCGAGCGGCTCGCCACGGCGCTTGCCGATCGGGTGGCCAACCTCTACGCCGGGGCGCTGCAGCGCTATGCTCAGGAGGCCGTGGATTTTGCCGAAAAGGGTGAGGTCGACCTGCGCCTGGTCACCCAAGAGGACGACCGCGCCATCGTCAACGCCATTGCCCAGGGCCCGGACATCGACACGCTCGAGCTGCGCATCCAGCTCTACAAGCGCGATGATCGCTGGCGGGTCTTCGACATCGAAACCCGCGGCGTGAGCATGCTGCTGGTGTTCCGCGACGCGCTGCAGGCCGAGGCCGGCCGTGACGGCGGCGTGGACGCGATGATCGCCGCCCTCGAGGAAGGCACGGTGGATGTCGAGGGCACCTGGGAGGAGGAGACCGGCGACGCCGGTCAGTAG
- a CDS encoding Bcr/CflA family multidrug efflux MFS transporter, whose translation MFGPIKPARPDGVAMIIILGVITAFAPLSIDLYLPSLPLIEADLGVSAGQTQLSLALFFVGLALGQFFYGPLADRYGRRRPLLASILLYGAATLICGLATGIEALLVGRLIQGFGAAAGPVIARAVVRDLYSGRRAARMMSFVILVMTMAPLIAPVLGGWISSQLGWRAVFAVLALFAVICTAMLLIALYETHPAERRPDARLGQLFMAYGPILRDPVSLAYLGAGGMAFAALFAYVAGSPFVYTEVFGVSQAQFGYYFALNVVGLLIGNLTNGQLVMRYGHRRMLSAGVLIMASATAALVALVAGGVTAQWLITPPLFVALGTVGIIAANTVAGLLDRYPAHAGAASALFGVAQFSLGAVSAALVGLITAGPLITMVGVMAVTAALALAAVSALWHQQRRPASVA comes from the coding sequence TTGTTCGGACCCATCAAGCCCGCCCGCCCCGACGGCGTGGCGATGATCATCATTCTGGGCGTGATCACCGCGTTCGCCCCGCTGTCCATCGACCTGTACCTGCCAAGCCTGCCGCTGATCGAGGCGGACCTGGGGGTCAGTGCCGGGCAGACACAGCTCAGCCTGGCGCTGTTCTTTGTGGGACTGGCACTGGGGCAGTTCTTCTATGGCCCCCTTGCCGATCGCTACGGCCGGCGCCGGCCGCTGCTGGCCAGTATTTTACTGTATGGCGCGGCGACGCTGATATGCGGTCTTGCGACCGGCATCGAGGCCCTGCTGGTCGGCCGGCTGATCCAGGGCTTCGGGGCGGCGGCCGGGCCGGTGATCGCCCGCGCCGTGGTGCGCGATCTGTACTCGGGCCGACGGGCGGCGCGCATGATGTCGTTCGTGATCCTGGTCATGACCATGGCGCCGCTCATCGCCCCGGTGCTGGGCGGCTGGATCAGCTCGCAGCTCGGCTGGCGTGCGGTGTTCGCAGTGCTCGCCCTGTTCGCGGTGATCTGCACCGCCATGCTGCTCATCGCGCTATACGAAACCCACCCTGCGGAGCGGCGCCCGGATGCCCGGCTGGGGCAGCTGTTCATGGCCTATGGCCCCATCCTGCGGGATCCGGTCAGCCTCGCCTATCTGGGCGCCGGCGGCATGGCCTTCGCCGCGCTGTTCGCCTATGTCGCCGGCAGCCCGTTCGTCTACACCGAGGTGTTCGGCGTCTCGCAGGCGCAGTTCGGCTACTACTTCGCCCTCAACGTGGTGGGGCTTTTGATTGGCAACCTCACCAACGGCCAGCTGGTCATGCGCTACGGCCACCGGCGCATGCTGAGTGCCGGAGTGCTGATCATGGCGAGCGCCACGGCCGCCCTGGTCGCGCTGGTGGCGGGCGGGGTGACCGCGCAGTGGCTGATCACCCCGCCCCTGTTCGTGGCGTTGGGCACGGTGGGCATCATCGCCGCCAACACCGTGGCCGGACTGCTCGATCGCTACCCGGCCCACGCCGGGGCGGCCTCGGCGCTGTTCGGCGTCGCCCAGTTCAGTCTGGGGGCGGTCAGTGCGGCGCTGGTGGGGCTCATCACGGCCGGGCCGCTGATCACCATGGTCGGTGTCATGGCGGTCACCGCGGCGCTCGCCCTGGCGGCGGTCTCCGCACTCTGGCACCAGCAGCGCCGGCCGGCATCCGTCGCCTGA
- a CDS encoding NAD-dependent protein deacetylase, translating into MARSRPLPEPADEWPVERMAQALEAHAPALVITGAGVSTGSGIPDYRDHHGVWKRGSPMQLAEFTGHESGRRRYWARSLVGWRTVEQARPNAAHRRLAELGARGVVGPVITQNVDGLHQAAGSPAVHDLHGRLDRVECLDCGRVIPRAHHQSQLEAANPGWAAAARSPQMTPDGDAELGDVDYDDFVVPACEACGGMLKPAVVFFGETVPKARVAAAFAALESAGALWVVGSSLMVWSGYRFVRAAAAAGKPVYVLGLGITRGDAEASGRVTADCASGLAAIIQSLSPRRAVG; encoded by the coding sequence GTGGCACGTTCACGACCCCTTCCCGAACCCGCCGATGAATGGCCCGTCGAGCGCATGGCGCAGGCCCTCGAGGCGCACGCCCCGGCGCTGGTGATCACCGGCGCCGGGGTGTCCACCGGCTCGGGCATTCCGGATTATCGCGACCATCACGGCGTCTGGAAGCGCGGCTCGCCCATGCAGCTGGCCGAGTTCACCGGTCACGAGTCGGGTCGCCGGCGCTACTGGGCGCGCAGCCTGGTGGGCTGGCGCACCGTCGAGCAGGCCCGACCCAATGCCGCCCATCGGCGGCTGGCCGAACTCGGCGCCCGTGGCGTGGTGGGCCCGGTGATCACCCAGAATGTCGATGGCCTGCACCAAGCCGCCGGCAGCCCGGCGGTTCACGACCTCCACGGCCGGCTCGATCGCGTCGAGTGCCTGGACTGCGGCCGGGTTATCCCCCGCGCCCATCACCAGAGCCAGCTGGAGGCGGCCAACCCCGGCTGGGCGGCCGCGGCCCGGTCCCCGCAGATGACCCCGGATGGTGATGCCGAGCTGGGCGATGTCGACTACGACGATTTCGTGGTGCCGGCGTGCGAGGCCTGCGGTGGCATGCTCAAGCCCGCAGTGGTGTTTTTTGGTGAGACGGTCCCCAAGGCCCGGGTCGCCGCCGCCTTCGCCGCCCTTGAGTCGGCCGGCGCGCTGTGGGTGGTGGGCTCCTCCCTGATGGTCTGGTCGGGCTACCGGTTCGTGCGCGCCGCGGCGGCGGCCGGCAAGCCGGTGTATGTGCTGGGGCTTGGCATCACCCGCGGCGACGCCGAGGCCAGCGGTCGGGTGACCGCGGACTGCGCGAGCGGGCTTGCCGCGATCATCCAGTCCCTGTCACCCCGCCGGGCGGTGGGCTGA
- a CDS encoding DUF2256 domain-containing protein, with amino-acid sequence MAKKPLPSKICPVCGRPFNWRRKWARDWENVRYCSERCRRSR; translated from the coding sequence ATGGCGAAAAAGCCGCTGCCCAGCAAGATCTGCCCGGTCTGCGGCCGGCCGTTCAACTGGCGACGCAAGTGGGCGCGTGACTGGGAGAACGTGCGCTATTGCTCGGAACGCTGTCGGCGCAGTCGATGA
- a CDS encoding FAD-binding domain-containing protein, translating into MSAQLVWYKRDLRTADHAPLARAMAEGPVLPVYVIEPDYWRQPDTAQRHWAFIRESLIELDAALAERGLRLWVFEGEAMVIFRWLNAALGGITLHAHEETGNAWTHQRDRAVRRGCREAGIALHEVPQFGVVRPLASRDEWAGHWERRMKAPPVCPPATARALDPGAAVHAAAIPIDRLPAERGWGRIDCPGRQPGGRAAGESLLASFLATRGETYRQGMASPVSAGEVCSRLSPHIAYGTLSLREIVQTHRRRWMALKAEAPRSHWARSLKSFESRLHWHCHFIQKLEDEPALEWRNMHRGYDGLRDESQTDPERLAAWIEGRTGLPFVDACMRQLRAEGWINFRMRAMLVAVSSYHLWMHWREPAQALARLFTDYEPGIHYCQFQMQSGTTGINTLRIYNPVKQSRDQDPDGAYIRHWLPALAAVPGEWIHEPWRMPGGLQRRYGVRLGRDYPWPVVDHEQAARDARARIKAHREQRDLARESARVRRQHASRSPAPERPRSGRRRPPPGQGTLDL; encoded by the coding sequence ATGAGCGCGCAGCTTGTCTGGTACAAGCGCGATCTGCGCACCGCCGACCATGCGCCGCTGGCACGCGCCATGGCCGAAGGGCCGGTGCTGCCGGTGTATGTCATTGAGCCCGACTACTGGCGCCAGCCGGACACCGCTCAGCGCCACTGGGCGTTCATCCGCGAGAGCCTGATCGAACTGGATGCGGCCCTCGCCGAGCGGGGCCTGCGCCTGTGGGTGTTCGAGGGCGAGGCCATGGTGATCTTTCGGTGGCTGAATGCCGCGCTGGGCGGGATCACCCTCCACGCCCACGAGGAGACGGGCAACGCCTGGACCCATCAGCGTGACCGGGCGGTGCGACGCGGCTGCCGCGAGGCCGGTATCGCCCTGCATGAGGTGCCGCAGTTCGGCGTCGTCCGCCCGCTGGCGAGCCGCGATGAATGGGCCGGACACTGGGAGCGGCGGATGAAGGCCCCGCCCGTGTGCCCGCCGGCGACCGCCCGGGCGCTTGACCCGGGCGCGGCGGTGCACGCCGCCGCCATCCCCATCGATCGGCTGCCGGCCGAGCGCGGCTGGGGGCGGATTGACTGCCCGGGCCGTCAGCCGGGCGGTCGGGCCGCTGGCGAGTCCCTGCTGGCCAGCTTTCTGGCCACCCGCGGCGAGACCTACCGCCAGGGCATGGCAAGCCCGGTGTCCGCCGGCGAGGTCTGCTCGCGGCTCTCGCCGCATATCGCCTACGGGACGCTTTCGCTGCGCGAGATCGTGCAGACCCATCGCCGCCGCTGGATGGCACTGAAGGCCGAGGCGCCGCGCTCGCACTGGGCGCGGTCGCTCAAGTCGTTCGAGTCGCGCCTGCACTGGCACTGCCATTTCATCCAGAAACTCGAGGACGAGCCGGCGCTTGAGTGGCGCAACATGCACCGCGGCTACGACGGGCTGCGGGACGAGTCGCAGACCGATCCCGAGCGCCTCGCCGCCTGGATCGAGGGCCGCACCGGTCTGCCCTTCGTCGATGCCTGCATGCGCCAGCTGCGGGCCGAGGGCTGGATCAACTTCCGGATGCGCGCCATGCTCGTCGCCGTATCGAGCTATCACCTGTGGATGCACTGGCGTGAACCGGCACAGGCGCTGGCGCGGCTTTTTACCGACTACGAGCCGGGCATCCACTACTGCCAGTTCCAGATGCAGTCCGGCACCACGGGGATCAACACCCTGCGCATCTACAACCCGGTCAAGCAGTCCCGCGATCAGGATCCGGACGGCGCCTATATCCGCCACTGGCTGCCGGCGCTGGCCGCCGTGCCCGGCGAGTGGATTCACGAGCCCTGGCGGATGCCCGGCGGGCTGCAGCGGCGCTACGGTGTGCGTCTGGGGCGGGATTACCCCTGGCCGGTGGTGGATCACGAGCAGGCCGCGCGGGACGCCCGGGCGCGCATCAAGGCCCACCGCGAGCAGCGGGATCTGGCCCGGGAATCGGCCCGAGTGCGCCGCCAGCACGCCAGCCGCAGCCCCGCCCCCGAGCGGCCGCGCTCCGGCCGGCGCCGCCCGCCGCCGGGGCAGGGCACGCTGGATCTCTAG
- a CDS encoding porin: protein MKHAPKLALLVAAGMASAGAQAADFEVSENTTLTLGGEVVLNYLYEKKTNGENDTDFKDDGSKVVIGGTRDLGNGITAFAEAEFEYNTLGNSDTVSRDGSILGFVGDFGEVAIGASDNVFEDLISDAVDPFENASLDGASLTEEDSMLTYYSPDMDGFSFRLQGRHNNRDGGESAEISLIAAAEYDFGPVAIAAAYDSRGSEDSTESDDFKSQDHVVGIAAVAQLSDRLEASARFAQENDQAGNDTDYTAIALSYNYGGGDLYGAAQSVDPSNGDSNTQTAAGINYEIASDVVIFAEYGDLDRKATDGKTFAESDTDKLGVAGLIYEF from the coding sequence ATGAAGCACGCACCCAAACTGGCCCTTCTGGTCGCGGCCGGCATGGCCTCCGCCGGCGCCCAGGCCGCCGATTTCGAAGTCTCCGAGAACACCACACTGACCCTGGGCGGCGAAGTGGTCCTCAACTACCTGTACGAGAAGAAAACAAACGGCGAAAACGACACGGACTTCAAAGATGACGGGTCGAAAGTCGTCATCGGCGGTACCCGGGATCTGGGCAATGGCATCACGGCGTTTGCCGAGGCGGAGTTTGAGTACAACACGCTCGGAAATAGCGACACTGTAAGCCGCGACGGCAGCATCCTCGGGTTTGTCGGCGACTTTGGTGAAGTGGCGATCGGTGCCAGCGATAACGTCTTCGAGGACCTCATCTCTGACGCGGTGGATCCGTTTGAGAATGCTTCGCTGGACGGCGCCAGCCTGACCGAGGAAGACAGCATGCTCACCTATTACAGCCCCGACATGGATGGGTTCTCATTCCGGCTGCAGGGTCGTCACAACAATCGTGACGGTGGTGAGAGTGCAGAAATCAGCCTGATCGCGGCGGCCGAGTATGACTTCGGCCCGGTCGCCATCGCAGCTGCTTACGACAGCCGCGGCTCAGAGGATTCCACTGAAAGCGATGACTTCAAGTCGCAGGACCACGTGGTCGGCATCGCTGCAGTGGCCCAGCTGAGTGACCGTCTCGAGGCGAGTGCTCGTTTTGCCCAGGAGAACGATCAGGCTGGTAATGACACCGATTACACGGCTATCGCGCTTTCCTACAACTACGGCGGCGGTGACCTCTACGGGGCGGCCCAGAGCGTTGATCCCAGCAACGGTGACTCGAACACGCAGACGGCAGCTGGTATCAACTACGAAATCGCCAGCGATGTAGTGATCTTTGCCGAGTACGGCGACCTTGATCGCAAGGCCACTGACGGCAAAACGTTCGCCGAAAGCGACACCGACAAGCTGGGCGTCGCGGGTCTGATCTACGAGTTCTGA
- a CDS encoding thioredoxin domain-containing protein gives MAESPLTSNRLGAASSPYLRQHADNPVHWQPWDDTALAAARDQDRPILLSIGYSACHWCHVMAHECFEDPAIADQMNHGFINIKVDREERPDLDHIYQTAHQLLVGRGGGWPLTVFLTPDQMPFFAGTYFPAKASQGMPGFGDVMDRITRVWRDHRDEIHEQNADLKRVLDRLGTVTPRTALPDAGVLDTARQQLGERFDPAHGGFGPAPKFPQPMTLERLLRTYARGQQRGEPDRGALHMACHSLRRMALGGIYDQIGGGFARYSVDAEWRIPHFEKMLSDNALLIGVASDAFQATGDRFFRRIARETAEWALREMEQPGGGFATSLDADSAGGEGAFYLWTPEQMRAVLSADEAELVIRRLGLDEKPNFDGRWHPQVHMAFSELAKALHTPRDVLVARWKSAQQKLRDARDQRPRPGRDDKVLTAWNALMIRSLARAGRFLDLPHLIDAAERTEAALQARGALTFLDDHAFLLDALIELQQARWSDARTAWSRSLADALLEGFEDAAVGGFYLTARDHAPLIQRPRRWTDDALPAGNGIAALALNRLGHWLGEPRYLDAAERTLMAAAESIEQAPAAHCTLLDALDEQLVPPALVVIRGDTPTRQALRDVAEGGFAPGRLVLTPGDGQRAGAAPVEGSGAWVCRARACLPKAATAAELKDRLSESL, from the coding sequence ATGGCCGAATCACCCCTCACCAGCAATCGACTGGGCGCGGCGAGCAGCCCCTACCTGCGCCAGCACGCCGACAACCCGGTGCACTGGCAGCCGTGGGACGACACCGCGCTGGCCGCCGCCCGCGATCAGGACCGGCCGATCCTGCTGTCCATCGGCTATTCGGCCTGTCACTGGTGCCATGTCATGGCGCATGAGTGCTTCGAGGATCCGGCCATCGCCGATCAGATGAATCACGGGTTCATCAACATCAAGGTCGACCGCGAGGAGCGCCCCGATCTTGACCACATCTACCAGACCGCCCATCAGCTGTTGGTGGGCCGCGGCGGTGGCTGGCCGCTGACCGTCTTCCTGACCCCCGATCAGATGCCGTTTTTTGCCGGGACCTACTTCCCCGCCAAGGCCAGCCAGGGCATGCCCGGCTTTGGCGATGTCATGGATCGCATCACCCGGGTGTGGCGCGACCACCGCGACGAGATCCACGAGCAGAACGCCGATCTCAAGCGCGTGCTGGATCGGCTGGGCACGGTCACGCCGCGCACTGCCCTGCCCGATGCCGGCGTGCTCGACACCGCCCGCCAGCAGCTGGGCGAGCGCTTCGACCCGGCCCACGGCGGGTTCGGCCCGGCGCCCAAGTTCCCGCAGCCCATGACCCTCGAGCGGCTGCTGCGCACCTATGCCCGCGGCCAGCAGCGCGGTGAGCCCGACCGCGGCGCCCTGCACATGGCCTGCCACAGCCTGCGGCGGATGGCGCTGGGCGGCATCTATGACCAGATCGGCGGTGGCTTTGCGCGCTACAGCGTGGATGCCGAATGGCGGATCCCGCATTTTGAGAAAATGCTCAGCGACAACGCCCTGCTGATCGGTGTCGCCAGCGACGCCTTCCAGGCCACCGGCGATCGGTTCTTCCGCCGCATTGCCCGGGAGACCGCCGAGTGGGCGCTGCGCGAAATGGAACAGCCGGGCGGCGGCTTCGCCACCTCGCTGGACGCCGACAGCGCCGGGGGCGAAGGCGCGTTCTATCTATGGACGCCCGAGCAGATGCGGGCGGTGCTCAGTGCCGACGAGGCGGAGCTGGTGATCCGGCGACTGGGCCTGGATGAAAAACCCAACTTTGACGGGCGCTGGCACCCGCAGGTGCATATGGCCTTCTCAGAACTGGCCAAGGCCCTGCACACCCCGCGCGACGTCCTGGTGGCCCGTTGGAAGTCGGCGCAGCAGAAACTCCGTGATGCCCGCGACCAGCGCCCGCGGCCGGGCCGCGACGACAAGGTGCTGACCGCCTGGAATGCGCTGATGATCCGTTCCCTGGCGCGGGCCGGGCGCTTCCTCGACCTGCCGCACCTCATCGATGCCGCCGAGCGCACCGAGGCGGCACTGCAGGCGCGCGGCGCGTTGACCTTCCTCGACGATCACGCCTTCCTGCTGGATGCCCTCATCGAGCTCCAGCAGGCGCGCTGGTCCGATGCCCGCACGGCGTGGTCGCGCTCACTGGCCGATGCCCTGCTTGAGGGCTTCGAGGATGCGGCCGTCGGCGGCTTCTATCTGACCGCCCGCGACCATGCCCCCCTCATCCAGCGGCCCCGGCGCTGGACCGACGATGCCCTGCCCGCCGGCAATGGCATTGCGGCGCTGGCGCTCAACCGACTGGGGCACTGGCTGGGCGAGCCGCGCTACCTGGATGCCGCCGAGCGCACGCTGATGGCGGCTGCCGAGAGCATCGAGCAGGCACCGGCGGCGCACTGCACCCTGCTGGATGCCCTGGATGAGCAGCTCGTCCCCCCGGCGCTGGTGGTGATCCGCGGGGACACGCCAACGCGCCAGGCCCTGCGCGACGTCGCCGAGGGCGGCTTCGCCCCGGGCCGGCTGGTGCTGACCCCCGGGGACGGCCAGCGTGCCGGCGCCGCGCCGGTCGAGGGCAGCGGCGCGTGGGTGTGCCGCGCCCGGGCCTGCCTGCCGAAGGCGGCCACCGCCGCCGAGCTCAAGGACCGCCTCAGCGAGTCGCTGTGA
- the ampD gene encoding 1,6-anhydro-N-acetylmuramyl-L-alanine amidase AmpD encodes MRIDGATGRVAEAAFVASPNQGERPPGQAPELIVVHGISLPAGQFGGGHITELFTNRLNTRGDARFDYLAGVRVSAHVLIARDGGLTQYVAFDRRAWHAGESVFEGRRDCNDFSIGIELEGTDTQPYRPIQYDRLEALIRGLRATYPAIGADRVVGHCHIAPGRKSDPGPGFDWQRLARNLEIRCPITQRRALTL; translated from the coding sequence ATGCGGATCGATGGGGCAACCGGACGGGTTGCCGAGGCGGCCTTTGTGGCATCGCCCAATCAGGGCGAGCGACCGCCCGGTCAGGCGCCGGAGCTGATTGTGGTGCATGGCATCAGCCTGCCCGCCGGCCAGTTCGGCGGCGGTCATATTACCGAGCTGTTCACCAATCGGCTCAACACCCGCGGTGACGCGCGCTTCGATTACCTGGCCGGCGTGCGGGTATCCGCCCATGTGCTGATCGCCCGGGACGGCGGGCTGACCCAGTATGTCGCGTTTGACCGGCGCGCCTGGCATGCCGGCGAGTCGGTGTTCGAGGGGCGGCGCGACTGCAATGATTTCTCCATTGGCATCGAGCTGGAGGGCACGGACACCCAGCCCTACCGGCCGATTCAGTATGACCGGCTTGAGGCGCTGATCCGCGGGCTGCGGGCGACCTATCCGGCCATCGGCGCGGACCGCGTGGTGGGGCACTGCCATATCGCCCCCGGGCGCAAGAGCGATCCCGGTCCCGGATTTGACTGGCAGCGCCTGGCCCGCAACCTCGAGATCCGCTGCCCGATCACCCAGCGCCGGGCGCTCACCCTGTGA
- the ampE gene encoding regulatory signaling modulator protein AmpE, whose amino-acid sequence MKLLALIAALLINSRLPPGGWRSARGFFRYSAWLQPRLMRLRAWDHGLGVALVLLPPLLPVAILQWSLGGALFGGVGLVLSVAALCFAFGGGEPLEAEVAAFTAAWRRGDIAAAETALKALAGGRDEPMAFEAMPEAAAGHLMLRARTRLFAPVFWFVLLGPVGAFGYRLAVLARAFGDCQDNAGPGYCGRATRLVAGLDWLPDRLMALTLALAGHFSAAWTVWESEAAAGAPRRLAETGMAALGVPLANAPRDLTADAVDDAYALLRRTVYVWLALVAAGVLLIIG is encoded by the coding sequence GTGAAGCTGCTTGCCCTGATTGCCGCACTGCTCATCAACAGCCGCCTGCCACCCGGGGGCTGGCGCAGTGCGCGGGGGTTCTTTCGCTACAGTGCCTGGCTGCAGCCGCGGCTGATGCGCCTGCGCGCCTGGGACCATGGCCTGGGCGTGGCGCTGGTGCTGCTGCCGCCGCTACTGCCGGTGGCGATCCTGCAGTGGAGCCTGGGTGGCGCGCTGTTCGGCGGCGTGGGGCTGGTGCTGAGCGTGGCCGCACTGTGCTTTGCGTTTGGCGGGGGCGAGCCCCTCGAGGCCGAGGTGGCGGCGTTCACCGCGGCCTGGCGGCGCGGGGACATCGCCGCCGCCGAGACCGCCTTGAAGGCGCTGGCCGGGGGGCGGGACGAGCCGATGGCCTTCGAGGCCATGCCCGAGGCGGCGGCGGGGCATCTGATGCTGCGCGCCCGGACGCGCTTGTTTGCGCCGGTGTTCTGGTTTGTGCTGCTGGGCCCGGTGGGCGCGTTCGGCTATCGACTGGCGGTGCTGGCGCGGGCGTTCGGCGACTGCCAGGACAATGCCGGTCCCGGCTACTGCGGGCGTGCAACGCGCCTGGTGGCGGGACTGGACTGGCTGCCCGACCGGCTGATGGCGCTGACACTGGCGCTGGCGGGCCACTTCAGTGCGGCCTGGACGGTCTGGGAATCTGAGGCGGCGGCGGGCGCACCGCGGCGCCTGGCGGAAACCGGCATGGCGGCTCTGGGTGTGCCGCTGGCCAACGCCCCCCGCGATCTGACCGCCGACGCTGTGGACGATGCCTATGCGCTGCTGCGGCGGACGGTTTATGTGTGGCTGGCCCTGGTGGCGGCGGGCGTGCTGCTGATCATCGGCTGA
- a CDS encoding universal stress protein, with translation MALFNRILVPVDGSSGAMSALHTVIGLQRLTDAEVFVLCVFKHHSLREASLSMVRPKRMTMPDDALKEYATDIAMSAKQSIIDHHVPRDRVRAFVKGGRPASTIVQFARQRECDLIVIGAQGTTDETSMLLGSVAHRVAGGAHCPVMVV, from the coding sequence ATGGCGTTATTCAACCGAATCCTGGTGCCCGTGGATGGTTCGAGCGGCGCGATGTCGGCGCTGCATACGGTGATCGGCCTGCAGCGACTGACCGACGCCGAGGTGTTCGTGCTGTGTGTGTTCAAGCACCACAGCCTGCGCGAGGCCTCGCTGTCCATGGTCCGGCCAAAGCGCATGACCATGCCCGACGACGCGCTCAAGGAATACGCCACCGACATCGCCATGTCGGCCAAGCAGTCGATCATCGACCACCACGTCCCCCGCGATCGGGTGCGGGCGTTCGTCAAGGGCGGGCGGCCGGCGAGCACCATCGTCCAGTTCGCCCGCCAGCGCGAGTGTGACCTGATCGTGATCGGCGCCCAGGGCACCACCGACGAGACCAGTATGCTGCTGGGCAGCGTTGCCCACCGTGTGGCGGGCGGGGCGCACTGCCCGGTCATGGTCGTCTAG